A single region of the Pirellulales bacterium genome encodes:
- a CDS encoding DUF1802 family protein: MLVSNRVAFKEWAVVCAALGSGRQTIILRKGGLDEGREEFRVKYGEFWLLPTRFHEDLSQLTPDAKPVWQEVQNKLPSPGKFLVDLYAVVEEVFQLTNLSTIERLAGEHILSTETIQQRFHYRHPGLFVLAVRIYRVPTPHEVSDSPYIAGCKSWVELAESLSTAGATPVLDDAVFAQRLQQIQRLAI, translated from the coding sequence ATGTTGGTTTCCAATCGTGTTGCCTTCAAAGAATGGGCAGTGGTGTGTGCGGCGCTCGGATCAGGCCGGCAAACCATCATTTTGCGCAAGGGGGGCCTTGACGAAGGGCGGGAAGAATTTCGCGTAAAGTACGGAGAATTCTGGTTGTTGCCCACGCGGTTTCACGAAGATTTATCGCAGTTGACGCCCGATGCCAAACCGGTGTGGCAGGAAGTTCAGAATAAACTCCCGTCGCCAGGAAAGTTTCTCGTCGATTTGTACGCCGTCGTGGAAGAAGTTTTTCAACTTACTAATTTGTCCACGATTGAGCGGCTCGCTGGCGAGCACATCCTTTCGACCGAAACCATCCAGCAGCGATTCCATTACCGTCACCCGGGGTTGTTCGTGCTGGCTGTTCGTATTTACCGTGTGCCGACGCCGCACGAAGTGTCCGACAGCCCCTACATCGCCGGGTGCAAAAGTTGGGTGGAATTAGCCGAATCGCTTTCGACCGCCGGGGCCACGCCTGTGCTGGACGATGCGGTGTTTGCCCAGCGTTTGCAGCAGATCCAACGGCTGGCGATTTGA
- a CDS encoding FKBP-type peptidyl-prolyl cis-trans isomerase — protein sequence MKRFLFPAFIVAMAISATIFSALTADAQQPRPEQVPANGGLVPLTQPAKTATGPAVPGLSTDKQKASYGIGLRIGDDMRGGQLTTDDIDLQALMRGLSDAMDKKKPALSEEDLQQAMISFHQALQNKMKAVADKNKKDGEAFLAANKAKDGVKTLPSGLQYKVIKAGAGPTPGPTDMVKAQYKGTLLDGTVFDSSDLHGGPVDFPVNQVIKGWTEALQLMKVGDKWQLFVPSEMAYGEHGSGGDIGPNSVLVFDVELLDVKKGDNTLPGGLPGG from the coding sequence ATGAAACGATTTCTTTTCCCGGCATTCATCGTGGCGATGGCGATTTCGGCAACGATATTCTCCGCGCTTACGGCCGATGCTCAACAGCCCCGTCCGGAGCAAGTTCCCGCCAACGGAGGCCTGGTGCCGCTGACTCAGCCGGCCAAAACGGCTACTGGGCCGGCTGTGCCAGGACTTAGCACCGACAAGCAAAAGGCCAGCTACGGCATTGGCCTGCGGATTGGCGACGACATGCGCGGCGGCCAGTTGACTACCGACGATATTGACCTGCAGGCCTTGATGCGGGGTTTGTCGGACGCCATGGATAAGAAAAAGCCTGCCTTGAGCGAAGAAGATTTGCAGCAGGCGATGATCAGTTTTCATCAAGCGTTGCAAAACAAAATGAAAGCCGTCGCCGACAAAAACAAGAAAGATGGGGAAGCGTTTCTGGCGGCCAACAAAGCCAAGGACGGCGTGAAAACGCTTCCTAGCGGGCTGCAATACAAAGTGATTAAAGCGGGCGCCGGTCCCACGCCCGGGCCTACGGACATGGTCAAGGCGCAATACAAGGGGACGCTATTGGATGGCACCGTGTTCGATAGCTCGGACCTCCACGGGGGACCGGTCGACTTTCCGGTGAATCAGGTGATTAAGGGTTGGACCGAGGCGCTGCAACTAATGAAGGTTGGCGATAAGTGGCAATTATTTGTTCCCTCGGAAATGGCCTACGGAGAACATGGTAGTGGCGGCGACATTGGCCCCAACTCCGTGCTGGTGTTCGACGTGGAATTACT
- a CDS encoding HEAT repeat domain-containing protein: MEVSLALAGLKSSDPAARAAAAEELAHLEDAAQPAAVALVGATADQDESVRQWATAALESLGPPAVGDVAELAKLLLDKRLDVAYWATTLLGRLESDAAAAVPQLTGALQSHPETAVRERAAWALGQIGPAAAAAVPALNAAVGDGPRLSRLAKESIQQISAANERK, translated from the coding sequence ATGGAAGTTTCGCTAGCTTTGGCCGGTTTGAAATCGAGCGACCCCGCCGCCCGGGCCGCGGCCGCTGAAGAATTAGCGCACCTGGAAGATGCCGCCCAGCCTGCGGCAGTGGCCCTGGTTGGGGCGACTGCCGATCAAGATGAATCCGTTCGCCAATGGGCCACGGCGGCGCTGGAATCGCTCGGGCCGCCGGCTGTGGGTGATGTGGCAGAGTTAGCCAAGCTGTTATTGGACAAACGGCTAGATGTTGCCTATTGGGCCACCACGCTGTTGGGGCGCTTAGAATCGGACGCAGCCGCTGCGGTGCCGCAGTTGACCGGTGCATTGCAATCGCATCCGGAGACGGCTGTGCGGGAACGCGCCGCCTGGGCACTGGGGCAAATTGGACCCGCGGCTGCGGCCGCAGTGCCGGCGCTAAATGCCGCCGTCGGCGACGGTCCGCGCTTGTCGCGCTTGGCTAAAGAATCAATCCAGCAAATTTCAGCCGCAAATGAACGCAAATAG
- a CDS encoding ABC transporter ATP-binding protein, which translates to MIETRDLTKKYGELFAVKSLSIKLDKGDVFGFIGPNGAGKTTTMRMLATLLNPTWGEAYVCGNSIYTKPKEIRRLIGFMPDFFGVYDDMKVIEYLEFFAAAYRINGQKRRKVCDDALELVGLSYKRDALATSLSRGMNQRLGLARVLLHDPQVLLLDEPASGLDPRVRIEIRRVIKQLGEMGKTVMVSSHILPELADMCNKIGIIERGELLWNEDVNELIKKVRRQIVLRIRVEGPQEAAAKLIEQHNAVDRVELAPGEQPGHRDIVITLKEGLQDYSDLATQLVSHGHKLTLFKEDELNLEGAFMALTKGITA; encoded by the coding sequence GTGATAGAAACCCGTGATTTAACGAAAAAATACGGCGAGCTGTTCGCCGTGAAATCTCTGTCGATCAAGCTCGACAAGGGAGATGTGTTCGGCTTCATCGGCCCCAACGGCGCGGGCAAAACCACCACCATGCGGATGCTGGCCACGCTGCTGAACCCCACGTGGGGCGAAGCCTACGTGTGCGGCAACTCGATTTACACCAAGCCCAAGGAAATCCGGCGGCTGATCGGCTTCATGCCCGACTTTTTCGGCGTGTACGACGACATGAAGGTCATCGAGTACCTGGAATTCTTCGCCGCCGCCTACCGCATCAACGGTCAGAAGCGCCGCAAAGTGTGCGACGATGCTTTGGAATTGGTCGGCCTCAGTTACAAGCGCGATGCCCTGGCGACAAGTCTTTCGCGCGGCATGAATCAACGCTTGGGCTTGGCTCGGGTGCTGCTGCACGATCCGCAAGTGCTGCTACTGGACGAGCCGGCCAGCGGATTGGACCCTCGCGTGCGGATTGAAATTCGCCGCGTGATTAAGCAGTTGGGCGAGATGGGCAAAACCGTGATGGTTTCCAGCCACATTTTGCCGGAACTGGCCGATATGTGCAACAAAATCGGCATCATCGAGCGCGGCGAACTCTTGTGGAACGAAGATGTCAACGAGCTCATCAAAAAAGTCCGCCGCCAAATCGTGCTGCGCATCCGTGTGGAAGGGCCGCAAGAAGCCGCTGCGAAGCTGATCGAGCAGCACAACGCCGTTGACCGAGTGGAACTTGCACCCGGCGAACAGCCGGGACACCGCGACATAGTGATCACGTTGAAAGAAGGCCTGCAAGACTACAGCGACCTGGCCACGCAGCTTGTTTCGCACGGCCACAAGCTGACCCTGTTCAAAGAAGACGAACTGAATCTGGAAGGCGCCTTCATGGCGCTGACCAAGGGCATTACGGCGTAA
- a CDS encoding peptidylprolyl isomerase: MSKNRKAEVEAAQKTLDLKNKKYQLELDSTAGKIVLDLWSDVAPGHVANILGLAKIGYYDGLIFHRIIKGFMIQGGCPEGTGTGGPGYTIKAEFNKMRHEPGVLSAARTNDPNSAGSQFFICLGAHSHLDGQYTAFGKTADAESLSVVKAVGEVPTDRNDRPQKPVTIKSARVLEAAKS; the protein is encoded by the coding sequence ATGTCCAAAAATCGCAAGGCGGAAGTCGAGGCGGCGCAGAAAACGCTCGACCTGAAAAATAAAAAATATCAGCTCGAACTCGACTCCACGGCGGGAAAAATTGTGCTCGATTTATGGTCCGATGTCGCCCCAGGGCACGTGGCCAACATTTTGGGTCTGGCCAAAATCGGCTATTACGATGGGCTGATTTTTCATCGCATCATCAAGGGCTTCATGATTCAAGGCGGCTGCCCGGAAGGCACGGGCACAGGCGGACCAGGCTACACCATCAAGGCGGAGTTCAATAAAATGAGGCACGAGCCGGGCGTGCTTTCCGCGGCCCGAACCAACGACCCCAACTCCGCCGGCTCGCAGTTTTTTATCTGCTTGGGGGCGCATTCGCATTTGGACGGCCAATACACGGCGTTTGGCAAAACCGCCGACGCGGAAAGCCTCAGCGTAGTAAAAGCCGTCGGCGAGGTGCCCACCGATCGCAACGATCGCCCGCAAAAACCGGTGACCATCAAATCCGCCCGAGTGCTGGAAGCGGCCAAAAGCTAG
- a CDS encoding aldolase/citrate lyase family protein, with translation MKTNPVKKKLKAGQPSFGTWLSLGDLYAARVMARLGWEWLTLDMEHQPIDWSQAAAIFGAIADAGCVPLARVPEGNHFLIKRALDAGAWGIVVPMINTVEQAREVIAATKYPPIGNRSLGGGLHALNFGGTTAEYFQRANDEILVVLQTESPQGIANAEAIYSLPGVDAIFVGPVDLRANMRKPNGSDASDAEFEAALAQIIAVGKKTGTPTGMHVMSAEIAQKRAAQGMQFLAVASELRMMTAKAEEFLKTLKSESGKANIAGY, from the coding sequence ATGAAAACTAATCCCGTCAAAAAAAAATTGAAAGCCGGCCAGCCCTCGTTCGGCACGTGGCTTAGCCTGGGGGATTTGTATGCCGCGCGGGTCATGGCCCGGCTGGGCTGGGAATGGCTCACGCTGGACATGGAACATCAACCCATCGATTGGTCGCAGGCCGCCGCCATCTTCGGTGCCATTGCCGATGCCGGCTGCGTGCCCCTGGCGCGCGTGCCGGAAGGAAATCATTTTCTCATCAAACGGGCGCTTGACGCCGGGGCCTGGGGCATCGTCGTCCCGATGATCAACACCGTGGAGCAAGCCCGAGAAGTCATCGCCGCCACAAAATATCCGCCCATCGGCAACCGCAGCTTGGGCGGGGGCCTGCACGCGCTGAATTTCGGCGGCACCACCGCCGAATATTTTCAGCGTGCCAACGACGAAATTCTGGTCGTGCTGCAAACTGAAAGCCCGCAGGGCATTGCCAATGCCGAGGCAATTTACAGTCTGCCGGGCGTGGATGCTATTTTTGTCGGCCCCGTCGATCTGCGAGCCAACATGCGTAAACCCAATGGCTCCGATGCGAGCGATGCCGAGTTCGAAGCGGCCCTGGCGCAAATCATCGCTGTCGGCAAAAAAACAGGCACGCCCACTGGCATGCACGTCATGTCTGCTGAGATTGCCCAGAAACGCGCCGCTCAAGGCATGCAGTTCCTGGCCGTGGCCAGCGAACTGCGAATGATGACTGCCAAAGCCGAAGAGTTTTTGAAAACGCTGAAGTCAGAGTCGGGCAAAGCGAACATCGCCGGCTATTGA
- a CDS encoding PDZ domain-containing protein, which yields MKVCCPNLKFEIRFGVALICAALCGLMCAAPLRAADDLALREEAAMKAAVDRVAPSVVRIETLGGLETIGNLLVGTGPTSGLIVSSDGYIISSAFNFVQQPAQMLVDLPDGTRLPAKVVAHDHSRMLVLLKVSTDGLDPKKQLPVPLAAPTSEMSVGQWAIAVGRTFDGDQPNMSVGIISALNRVWGRAIQTDAKISPANYGGPLVDLQGRVLGVLVPMSPQETSEVAGVEWYDSGIGFAVPLEQINRVLDRLKKGEDLNPGLLGVSLRPGDPYADPPMIAASHPKSPAAAAGFKAGDRIAEINGVKVNSASELHHQLGPLYAGEKINVVALRGEERIERSAELVAKLPLYIHPFLGILPLREIQPDEHAQESGAADKDKPGVAKATTDKKKDGKDKDDEPIAGKHQDGVVVRQVYADSPAAKVGILPGDRIESVNGETLTDRLQLQELLSALEPLQAVQVEIEREGKKQKLDAKLATLPETVPDKLAPAHDANPPADKNPPATGKIEIKIPEAPSGALAYVPSTYNSHVPHGLVVWLHPAGGYKADELIAKWKPLCEANDLILLAPNSAESARWQRTELEFIRKAIDDVVQKYNIDPARIVVMGEEAGGGMAYLLAGQNRDLIRGVAAINAAMPPGMRPPENDPVQRLAVFTTTTNKPSPALAAGIKRLREAKHPVTELDLGEIARPLTAEELAELVRWIDTLDRS from the coding sequence ATGAAGGTGTGCTGTCCAAACTTAAAGTTTGAAATCCGGTTTGGGGTGGCTTTAATCTGCGCCGCTTTGTGCGGCCTGATGTGCGCTGCGCCGCTGCGCGCGGCGGATGATTTAGCGCTGCGCGAAGAAGCGGCCATGAAAGCGGCCGTCGACCGCGTGGCCCCCAGCGTGGTGCGAATTGAAACGTTGGGCGGGCTGGAAACCATCGGCAATTTGCTGGTGGGCACGGGTCCCACGTCGGGGCTGATTGTTTCGTCGGACGGGTACATCATTTCCAGCGCGTTCAATTTCGTCCAACAGCCGGCGCAAATGTTGGTCGATTTGCCCGATGGCACTCGATTGCCGGCGAAAGTGGTGGCGCACGATCACAGCCGCATGCTCGTGCTCTTGAAAGTTTCCACCGACGGATTGGATCCGAAGAAGCAACTTCCCGTGCCCCTGGCTGCTCCAACCAGCGAAATGTCCGTGGGGCAATGGGCCATTGCCGTCGGACGAACTTTCGACGGCGATCAGCCGAACATGTCGGTGGGCATTATCAGCGCGTTGAACCGCGTGTGGGGCCGGGCGATTCAAACCGACGCCAAAATTTCGCCGGCCAATTACGGTGGGCCACTGGTCGATTTGCAGGGCCGGGTGCTGGGCGTGTTGGTGCCCATGTCGCCTCAGGAAACCAGCGAAGTGGCCGGCGTCGAGTGGTACGATTCGGGCATTGGCTTCGCCGTTCCGTTGGAGCAAATCAACCGGGTGTTGGACCGGTTGAAAAAGGGTGAGGATTTGAATCCCGGACTGTTGGGCGTAAGCCTGCGGCCGGGCGACCCTTACGCCGATCCGCCGATGATCGCGGCCAGCCATCCGAAATCGCCGGCGGCTGCGGCGGGGTTCAAAGCCGGCGACCGCATTGCCGAAATCAACGGCGTGAAAGTGAACAGTGCCTCCGAATTGCATCACCAGTTGGGGCCCCTTTACGCCGGAGAAAAAATCAATGTGGTGGCGCTGCGCGGCGAGGAGCGGATCGAGCGCTCCGCCGAATTGGTCGCCAAGCTCCCCTTGTACATTCATCCGTTTTTGGGAATTTTGCCGCTGCGTGAAATTCAACCCGATGAGCACGCCCAAGAAAGCGGCGCCGCGGATAAGGACAAACCCGGCGTGGCAAAGGCTACAACGGATAAGAAAAAGGACGGCAAAGACAAAGACGACGAGCCAATCGCTGGGAAACACCAGGACGGCGTGGTGGTGCGGCAAGTTTATGCGGACAGTCCGGCGGCCAAGGTGGGCATTTTGCCGGGCGATCGAATCGAATCTGTCAACGGAGAAACGCTAACAGATCGCTTGCAGTTGCAGGAACTTTTGTCGGCGTTGGAACCGCTGCAGGCGGTGCAGGTCGAGATCGAACGAGAAGGTAAAAAACAAAAGTTGGACGCAAAATTGGCCACGCTGCCGGAGACGGTTCCCGACAAGTTGGCGCCGGCGCATGACGCCAATCCGCCGGCGGACAAAAACCCGCCAGCCACGGGAAAAATCGAAATTAAGATTCCCGAGGCCCCCAGCGGCGCCTTGGCGTACGTGCCATCCACTTACAATTCGCATGTGCCGCACGGCCTGGTGGTATGGCTGCATCCGGCCGGCGGTTACAAAGCCGACGAGCTGATTGCCAAGTGGAAGCCGCTGTGCGAAGCCAACGATTTGATTCTGCTGGCTCCCAACAGCGCCGAATCGGCCCGCTGGCAACGCACGGAATTGGAATTTATTCGCAAAGCCATCGATGACGTGGTGCAAAAGTACAACATCGACCCCGCGCGGATTGTGGTGATGGGCGAAGAAGCAGGCGGCGGAATGGCCTATTTGCTGGCCGGACAAAATCGAGATTTGATTCGCGGCGTGGCCGCCATCAACGCCGCCATGCCCCCCGGCATGAGACCGCCAGAGAACGACCCCGTCCAGCGGCTGGCGGTTTTTACCACCACCACGAATAAGCCCTCGCCCGCACTGGCCGCAGGCATCAAGCGACTGCGCGAAGCCAAGCACCCGGTGACGGAGCTCGATTTAGGCGAGATCGCCCGTCCGCTCACCGCCGAAGAATTGGCGGAACTGGTTCGTTGGATCGATACCCTGGATCGTTCATAA